Proteins found in one Abyssibius alkaniclasticus genomic segment:
- a CDS encoding LpxI family protein, producing MTSGANLPAVLDPLAIIAGEGVLPRLVAEECRRIGRPCTIVVFEGIALDWAKDYPVIPAIFEKPGRLFRALKRANCAEVTMAGGMTRPKLSPLRFDIKGLRLAPRILAGLKKGDNDTLAMVTSIFEAEGFKITGAHDLLEGLLIPAGIPTRAQPSVDDRADAARAEEIVTALGRLDVGQGAIVAQGLCLATESSPGTDRMLEFVAETGARYRPDPDGARGVLLKAPKQGQDWRVDLPAIGPRTMEMAAKAGLAGVVIQSGGVLVLGLEDTVAKADELGLFLWARDPS from the coding sequence ATGACTAGCGGCGCAAACCTTCCCGCCGTGCTTGACCCTTTGGCCATTATTGCAGGCGAAGGTGTCTTGCCCCGCCTGGTGGCCGAGGAATGTCGCCGTATCGGGCGGCCCTGCACGATTGTGGTGTTCGAGGGCATCGCGCTGGACTGGGCAAAGGATTATCCGGTCATTCCGGCGATCTTTGAAAAGCCGGGGCGGCTGTTTCGCGCGCTCAAACGCGCAAACTGCGCCGAGGTGACAATGGCCGGCGGCATGACCCGCCCGAAACTCAGCCCGTTGCGTTTTGACATCAAGGGTTTGCGCCTGGCACCGCGCATTCTCGCCGGGCTGAAAAAGGGCGATAACGATACTTTGGCAATGGTCACGAGCATTTTCGAGGCGGAGGGGTTCAAAATTACCGGCGCACATGACCTGCTTGAAGGGCTGCTCATTCCGGCGGGCATTCCCACACGCGCGCAACCCAGCGTGGATGACCGCGCCGATGCCGCGCGCGCCGAAGAAATTGTCACCGCGCTCGGTCGGCTCGATGTGGGGCAGGGCGCGATCGTCGCCCAGGGCCTGTGCCTGGCAACCGAAAGCAGCCCCGGCACCGACCGGATGCTTGAATTCGTCGCCGAAACCGGCGCGCGCTACCGGCCAGACCCGGACGGTGCGCGCGGTGTGCTGCTAAAGGCCCCGAAACAGGGGCAGGATTGGCGTGTGGACCTGCCCGCCATCGGCCCGCGCACAATGGAAATGGCCGCCAAGGCCGGGCTGGCCGGGGTGGTCATCCAATCCGGTGGCGTGCTGGTGCTGGGGCTGGAAGATACGGTCGCCAAGGCCGATGAACTGGGCCTGTTCCTATGGGCGCGCGACCCGTCATGA
- the lpxA gene encoding acyl-ACP--UDP-N-acetylglucosamine O-acyltransferase, whose product MALIDPTASIHASAIVAPGAEIGPGCQIGPFCVIGAQVRLAANVVLKSHVALAGDTSLGEGTRVWPFASVGHQPQDLKYAGEATKLVIGARNMIRESVSINPGTAGGGGLTQIGDDCLFMLGTHVGHDCKVGNRVVMANHASLAGHVEIGDHAILGGLAGIVQFSRIGQGAIVGAGCVVSGDVIPYGATIGARAQLGGLNLTGLKRRGLDKAEIHRMRAAYRALFSGDGTLRDRAALVAQNFADMPLVQEITSFLLAESGRSFILPND is encoded by the coding sequence ATGGCATTGATCGACCCGACGGCCAGTATCCATGCTTCGGCCATTGTGGCGCCGGGGGCCGAAATTGGCCCGGGCTGCCAGATCGGCCCGTTTTGCGTTATCGGCGCACAGGTGCGGCTGGCAGCCAATGTCGTGCTGAAAAGCCATGTGGCACTGGCGGGCGATACAAGCCTTGGCGAAGGCACACGGGTCTGGCCCTTTGCCTCGGTCGGGCACCAGCCCCAAGACCTGAAATATGCGGGCGAAGCCACAAAGCTGGTGATTGGCGCGCGCAACATGATCCGCGAAAGCGTGTCGATCAACCCCGGCACGGCGGGCGGCGGCGGGCTTACGCAGATTGGCGATGATTGCCTGTTCATGCTTGGCACCCATGTTGGCCATGACTGCAAGGTTGGCAACCGCGTTGTCATGGCGAACCATGCTTCGCTGGCCGGGCATGTCGAAATTGGCGATCATGCCATTCTGGGCGGGCTTGCGGGCATTGTGCAGTTTTCACGCATCGGGCAGGGCGCGATTGTGGGCGCGGGCTGTGTCGTTTCGGGCGATGTCATTCCTTACGGCGCAACGATCGGCGCGCGCGCGCAGCTTGGCGGGCTGAACCTGACCGGGCTGAAACGCCGCGGGCTGGACAAGGCCGAAATTCACCGGATGCGCGCCGCCTATCGTGCGCTGTTCAGCGGCGATGGCACCTTGCGCGACCGCGCAGCACTTGTGGCGCAGAACTTTGCCGATATGCCGCTTGTGCAGGAAATCACCAGCTTCCTTCTGGCCGAATCTGGCCGTTCTTTCATTTTGCCCAATGACTAG
- the fabZ gene encoding 3-hydroxyacyl-ACP dehydratase FabZ: MTDADTSELPGADIMEIRRLLPHRYPFLFIDRVRDMKMGESAVGIKNVSVNEPHFQGHFPSKPIMPGVTIVEAMAQTSCVLVIKTLGLEDTDVLVYFMTMDKTRFRKLVMPGDVLELHVSVIRSRGKIWKFWGEAKVDGKIVAESEYSAMIVMPDEQ, encoded by the coding sequence ATGACAGACGCAGACACCAGCGAGTTGCCGGGCGCTGACATCATGGAAATCCGGCGCCTGCTGCCGCATCGCTATCCGTTCCTGTTCATCGACAGGGTGCGCGATATGAAGATGGGTGAATCCGCCGTGGGCATCAAGAATGTTTCGGTGAACGAGCCGCATTTTCAGGGGCATTTCCCGTCCAAACCCATCATGCCGGGCGTCACGATTGTCGAGGCGATGGCCCAGACTTCCTGCGTTCTGGTCATCAAGACCCTCGGGCTGGAAGACACCGATGTGCTGGTCTATTTCATGACAATGGATAAAACCCGCTTTCGCAAGCTGGTCATGCCCGGCGATGTGCTGGAGCTGCATGTATCGGTCATCCGCAGCCGCGGCAAAATCTGGAAATTCTGGGGCGAGGCGAAGGTCGATGGCAAGATCGTGGCCGAAAGCGAGTATTCCGCCATGATCGTCATGCCGGACGAGCAATAG
- a CDS encoding OmpH family outer membrane protein — translation MRWILAICFALGLALPVQAQTDPTAPPPGAILFVNQERLLVDSTLGRAILSLESEERAVLTAEGERIAAELSAEETALTELRKTATPEDFRVRAEAFNQRVERVRAEQLDKDRAQTQRNEDRRRAFYATAAQILGDIMVQSRASAIMDRRSVLLYNTSLDITDLAVSRLDAAYAADPALLPTDP, via the coding sequence TTGCGCTGGATTCTGGCCATATGTTTCGCGCTTGGGCTGGCTTTGCCGGTTCAGGCGCAGACCGACCCGACAGCCCCGCCCCCCGGCGCGATTCTTTTTGTCAACCAGGAACGTTTGCTGGTCGACTCGACCCTTGGCCGCGCCATACTTTCGCTGGAATCCGAAGAACGCGCCGTGCTGACGGCTGAGGGCGAGAGGATTGCCGCCGAGCTTTCCGCCGAAGAAACCGCGCTGACCGAATTGCGCAAAACCGCCACGCCGGAAGATTTTCGCGTGCGCGCCGAGGCTTTCAACCAGCGGGTAGAGCGTGTGCGTGCCGAACAGCTTGATAAGGACCGTGCCCAGACCCAGCGCAACGAAGACCGGCGCCGCGCCTTTTATGCCACAGCCGCGCAGATACTGGGCGATATCATGGTGCAAAGCCGCGCTTCAGCGATAATGGACCGCCGTTCCGTGCTGCTATACAACACCAGCCTAGATATAACCGACCTGGCCGTATCGCGGCTTGACGCGGCCTATGCCGCAGACCCGGCGCTTTTGCCAACCGACCCATAA
- the bamA gene encoding outer membrane protein assembly factor BamA → MTAPLVTLPQTAIAQSQISFSSVVVTGNQAIPADTVIALSGLVPGVAVSPAAINEALRRLYAAGLFEFADIRPAAGRMVIEVRENPVIGIVNFEGNSTISDSELAAITESAARGPMNRATVEADARRIAQYYTEKSRFDAEVRPVIIQREDGRVNLVFEVSEGRVASVDGVNFTGNSRFTDARLRRAVRSGEGGALANIRTRDNFAMANSSADAAALVNFYRERGYIDARVEASVGEFALNRDGVFLTYSVYEGASYDFGAARVSTQIDGVDASAYNRFIRTREGQRYRASRVQQTVEAIEEEASRQGRPFLRAVPRFTRNEADGTVDVTFELVNGERVYVERIDIRGNSQTIDRVIRREFALVEGDAMNPRKIREAEAALQALRYFSNVSVRVREGSSPDQAVVEVDVQDASTGSFTFGAGYSTDVGFSGKVSITERNLLGRGQQFALELEYGERTSIASISFTEPRVNDRDFSLGGDLYFREIDRTESSFQTTEFGFRPQVGFPLGPDTRISLNYEIVSEEIRDTVPGTTSPVIIADEGTQVRSAIGFALTHDTRNDTFDPSTGYILRLTGQYAGLGGDADYFKVTARAKGYLGLFDDSVILSADIEGGALFAGSSANTRVTDRFFLGGTSFRGFDVGGIGPRDDDGGSVNDALGGNFYAIARLDAKFPIGVPRDLGFMGGAFVDLGSVWGLDGAPVGASGAIDDAAYLRATAGLALYWQTPLGPLQFSWAYPLLEQPGDITQVFSVSVSTSF, encoded by the coding sequence GTGACTGCGCCGCTCGTGACCCTGCCGCAAACTGCAATCGCCCAATCCCAGATCAGCTTTTCATCTGTCGTTGTAACGGGGAATCAGGCGATTCCCGCTGACACGGTTATTGCGCTTTCCGGCCTTGTGCCGGGCGTCGCTGTCAGCCCGGCAGCTATAAACGAGGCGCTTCGCCGCCTTTATGCCGCCGGCCTGTTCGAATTTGCCGATATCCGCCCGGCTGCGGGGCGCATGGTCATCGAGGTGCGCGAAAACCCTGTCATTGGCATTGTGAATTTCGAGGGCAATTCCACGATAAGCGATTCCGAGCTTGCCGCGATAACCGAATCTGCCGCGCGCGGCCCGATGAACCGCGCCACGGTCGAGGCCGATGCCCGCCGAATTGCGCAATATTACACCGAAAAAAGCCGCTTTGATGCCGAGGTGCGCCCGGTCATCATTCAGCGCGAGGATGGCCGCGTAAACCTTGTATTCGAGGTGAGCGAGGGGCGCGTTGCCTCGGTTGACGGGGTGAATTTTACCGGCAACAGCCGCTTTACCGATGCCCGCCTGCGCCGTGCTGTGCGTTCGGGCGAGGGGGGTGCGCTGGCCAATATCCGCACGCGTGATAATTTCGCAATGGCCAATTCTTCGGCCGACGCGGCTGCATTGGTCAATTTCTACCGCGAGCGTGGCTATATCGATGCGCGGGTCGAGGCAAGCGTGGGCGAATTCGCGCTGAACCGCGATGGCGTGTTCCTGACCTATTCGGTTTACGAAGGCGCAAGCTATGATTTTGGCGCCGCCAGGGTCTCAACCCAGATCGACGGCGTTGATGCCAGCGCCTATAACCGGTTCATTCGCACGCGCGAAGGCCAGCGTTATCGTGCATCGCGGGTGCAGCAAACCGTCGAGGCGATCGAAGAAGAAGCCTCCCGTCAGGGCCGGCCCTTTCTGCGCGCCGTGCCGCGTTTCACGCGTAACGAGGCAGATGGCACGGTCGATGTAACCTTCGAGCTGGTCAATGGCGAGCGGGTCTATGTCGAGCGGATTGATATTCGCGGCAACAGCCAGACGATTGACCGCGTGATCCGCCGCGAATTCGCGCTGGTCGAAGGCGATGCGATGAATCCGCGCAAAATCCGCGAAGCGGAGGCGGCCTTGCAGGCGCTGCGCTATTTCTCCAATGTTTCGGTGCGTGTGCGCGAAGGTTCATCCCCCGATCAGGCGGTGGTCGAGGTTGATGTGCAAGACGCTTCGACCGGTTCGTTCACCTTTGGTGCCGGCTATTCCACCGATGTCGGCTTCAGTGGCAAGGTTTCGATCACCGAGCGCAACCTGCTTGGGCGTGGCCAGCAATTCGCACTCGAACTTGAATATGGCGAGCGGACGAGCATTGCCTCGATCAGTTTTACCGAACCGCGCGTGAATGACCGCGACTTTTCGCTTGGGGGCGATCTGTATTTCCGCGAGATCGACCGCACGGAATCGTCCTTCCAGACAACCGAATTCGGGTTCCGTCCGCAGGTGGGTTTCCCGCTTGGGCCGGATACGCGCATCAGCCTGAATTATGAAATTGTCAGCGAAGAAATCCGCGATACGGTGCCGGGCACCACCTCGCCGGTGATCATTGCCGATGAGGGCACACAGGTGCGCTCGGCCATCGGGTTTGCACTGACGCATGACACCCGCAACGATACGTTTGACCCGTCGACCGGCTATATCTTGCGCCTGACCGGCCAATATGCCGGGCTTGGCGGCGATGCCGATTATTTCAAGGTTACGGCGCGTGCCAAGGGCTATCTTGGCTTGTTTGACGATTCGGTAATCCTGTCGGCCGATATCGAGGGGGGCGCGCTGTTTGCAGGCAGTTCTGCCAATACCCGCGTGACCGACCGCTTTTTCCTTGGCGGCACCAGCTTCCGCGGCTTTGATGTTGGCGGGATCGGCCCGCGCGACGATGATGGCGGTTCGGTGAATGACGCGCTTGGCGGCAATTTCTATGCCATTGCCCGGCTCGATGCGAAATTCCCGATCGGCGTGCCCCGCGATCTTGGGTTCATGGGCGGCGCCTTTGTCGACCTAGGCTCTGTCTGGGGTCTGGATGGCGCGCCGGTTGGCGCATCGGGTGCGATTGATGACGCCGCCTATCTGCGTGCCACCGCCGGGCTTGCGCTTTACTGGCAAACCCCGCTTGGGCCGTTGCAGTTCAGCTGGGCCTATCCCTTGCTCGAACAGCCGGGTGATATCACGCAGGTCTTCTCGGTTTCCGTCAGCACAAGCTTTTAA
- the rseP gene encoding RIP metalloprotease RseP — translation MIDFAQNIIDVALTLGSFIVIISIVVFVHEMGHYLVGRWCGIHAEVFSLGFGKIIWSRTDKRGMRWQLAAVPLGGYVRFLGDADAASATQDKAATLGPDAARSFPAASTWRRALTIAAGPAANMVLAVAIYTGVIMVQGVAVDEPRVGEVLAMPYETGLQVDDVFTSVEGTPVSSFAEVFDVVSDQELTGMINVTVLRDGRARELEIPPLVPAMVAFVHPESPAKEAGLEPGDVVLAVNGTPVNSFTAMKDLIVASGSTPITLNIWRNGADVTTTLTARPVEQLRADGTVTNDVVIGISMVGSYFDVASRTPGIFEALGIGATTVKNQISFTITAIRAIIRGALSPKNLSGPVGIAQATGDVARQGLPSLIQWTAALSAGIGFVNLLPIPILDGGHLVLLAVEAVRRRKPSERAQQIVMSIGLFFVLFMFIFVTYNDIMRLL, via the coding sequence GTGATTGATTTCGCGCAAAATATTATTGATGTCGCGCTCACCTTGGGCAGTTTTATTGTCATTATCAGCATTGTGGTTTTCGTGCATGAAATGGGCCATTACCTTGTGGGCCGCTGGTGTGGCATCCATGCCGAGGTGTTCTCGCTTGGCTTTGGCAAGATCATCTGGTCGCGCACCGATAAACGCGGGATGCGCTGGCAATTGGCAGCCGTGCCGCTGGGCGGCTATGTCAGGTTTCTGGGCGATGCCGATGCCGCCAGCGCCACGCAGGACAAGGCGGCAACGCTTGGCCCCGATGCCGCGCGCAGCTTTCCCGCCGCCTCGACATGGCGGCGCGCGCTCACCATTGCAGCTGGCCCCGCTGCAAATATGGTGCTTGCCGTGGCCATTTATACCGGCGTGATCATGGTGCAGGGCGTGGCGGTGGACGAGCCGCGCGTGGGCGAGGTTCTGGCCATGCCCTACGAGACCGGCCTACAGGTTGACGATGTGTTCACGTCTGTTGAAGGCACGCCCGTTTCCAGTTTTGCCGAGGTGTTTGATGTGGTCAGCGACCAGGAGCTGACCGGCATGATCAACGTGACCGTGCTGCGCGATGGCCGCGCGCGCGAGCTTGAAATCCCGCCGCTTGTGCCTGCTATGGTGGCTTTCGTGCATCCTGAAAGCCCGGCAAAAGAGGCGGGGCTGGAACCCGGCGATGTGGTGCTGGCCGTGAACGGCACGCCGGTGAACAGCTTTACGGCAATGAAGGATCTGATCGTTGCCAGCGGCTCCACGCCCATCACACTCAACATCTGGCGCAATGGCGCGGATGTGACGACCACGCTTACCGCCCGCCCGGTGGAACAGTTGCGCGCCGATGGCACCGTCACCAATGACGTTGTGATCGGTATCAGCATGGTCGGGTCGTATTTTGATGTGGCCAGCCGCACACCCGGAATTTTCGAGGCGTTGGGGATAGGCGCAACGACCGTCAAGAACCAGATCAGCTTCACCATTACCGCCATTCGCGCCATAATCCGCGGCGCACTCAGCCCCAAAAACCTGTCCGGCCCGGTGGGTATTGCCCAGGCCACGGGCGATGTTGCACGGCAGGGCCTGCCCTCGCTCATCCAGTGGACAGCGGCGCTTTCGGCGGGCATTGGATTTGTAAACCTGCTGCCCATTCCCATTCTGGACGGTGGCCATCTTGTCCTGCTGGCCGTTGAAGCGGTGCGCCGCCGCAAACCCAGCGAGCGCGCGCAGCAGATTGTCATGTCGATCGGGCTTTTCTTCGTGCTGTTCATGTTCATCTTTGTTACCTATAACGACATCATGCGACTCCTTTAG
- the dxr gene encoding 1-deoxy-D-xylulose-5-phosphate reductoisomerase, giving the protein MRRISIFGATGSVGVNTVDLINRGGGRAAFDVVALSGGANIALLAEQARNLGARIAVTAYPQHLDELRRALEGSGVEAAAGPDALTEAASRPTDWAMSAIVGVAGLRPTLELAASTRVLALANKESLVCAGALLRARCAAHKTRLLPVDSEHSALWQAMNGEDAAKVRRLILTATGGPFRTWSLAQMANATPAQAVAHPTWDMGQRISVDSASMFNKALEVIEAANLYDMPAAAIEVIVHPQAIVHSMVEFCDGAILAHLGTPDMRAPIGYALNWPDRAPLPVPPLNLETLRQLDFEPPDPLRFPALRLARQVLAAGGGHGAAFNAAKEAALDAFLAGQIGFLDMARLVEDVLDQPYVRAVITQIPRDLNTVLTIDTVARNAAEDWIAKNKGLVSD; this is encoded by the coding sequence ATGCGCCGGATCAGCATATTCGGGGCGACCGGCTCGGTCGGCGTCAACACCGTTGATCTGATCAATCGTGGCGGCGGACGTGCGGCTTTTGATGTCGTGGCGCTGTCGGGCGGGGCGAATATTGCCCTGCTGGCCGAACAGGCGCGCAACCTTGGTGCGCGCATCGCCGTTACCGCCTATCCGCAACATCTGGACGAGCTGCGCCGCGCGCTTGAAGGCAGCGGCGTTGAAGCCGCCGCCGGGCCGGATGCCCTGACCGAGGCTGCCAGCCGCCCCACCGATTGGGCCATGTCGGCGATTGTCGGCGTGGCGGGCCTGCGCCCCACGCTGGAACTGGCGGCAAGCACGCGGGTGCTGGCGCTGGCCAACAAGGAATCGCTTGTCTGTGCCGGGGCTTTGCTGCGCGCGCGCTGTGCTGCCCATAAAACCCGTCTGCTTCCGGTAGATAGCGAGCATTCCGCGCTGTGGCAGGCCATGAATGGCGAAGATGCCGCCAAGGTGCGCCGCTTGATCCTGACAGCCACCGGCGGCCCGTTCCGCACATGGAGCCTGGCGCAAATGGCGAATGCCACCCCCGCACAGGCCGTGGCCCACCCAACATGGGATATGGGCCAGCGCATTTCGGTGGATAGTGCCAGCATGTTCAACAAGGCGCTGGAGGTGATCGAGGCGGCCAATCTTTATGACATGCCCGCCGCGGCGATCGAGGTGATCGTGCATCCGCAAGCCATTGTGCATTCGATGGTCGAGTTTTGCGACGGGGCCATTCTTGCGCATTTGGGCACGCCCGACATGCGCGCCCCCATCGGCTATGCGCTGAACTGGCCCGACCGTGCGCCATTGCCCGTGCCCCCGCTCAACCTTGAAACCCTGCGCCAGCTTGATTTCGAACCGCCCGACCCTCTGCGCTTTCCCGCCTTGCGGCTGGCGCGACAGGTTCTTGCGGCCGGGGGCGGGCACGGTGCCGCCTTCAACGCCGCCAAGGAAGCGGCGCTCGATGCGTTTCTGGCCGGCCAGATCGGGTTTCTGGACATGGCGCGTCTGGTTGAAGATGTGCTAGATCAACCCTACGTGAGAGCGGTAATTACGCAAATACCTCGCGATCTAAATACTGTATTAACAATTGATACCGTTGCGCGTAATGCTGCAGAAGACTGGATTGCCAAGAATAAGGGGCTTGTAAGTGATTGA
- a CDS encoding phosphatidate cytidylyltransferase gives MSDDDQLEDIDTIEVAPETADDPFAFKPGDAPRPGGFADLRMRIISGLALAVMALVFFYLGGIWTSGMLAVGGALIMWEYRGLITGQYGVNNISLLVMAAGAIGSALVGQIFGLVWAMIPLGLAVVAIVAARKKSWLWLALGVVYFGLPVAALAHYRGDTTAGLLLVYWLILLVVATDIGGYFVGRTVGGPKLWPAISPGKTWSGTLGGWGLAAIVGLGFGLFAPGWALWPTVTTSLLLALAAQIGDLGESWLKRRKGVKDSSALIPGHGGILDRLDGLVAAVNIYVLTLVF, from the coding sequence ATGAGCGATGACGACCAGCTGGAAGATATCGACACGATCGAGGTTGCGCCCGAAACGGCGGATGACCCGTTCGCCTTCAAGCCCGGCGATGCGCCCAGGCCGGGCGGTTTTGCCGATTTGCGGATGCGCATCATCTCTGGCCTGGCCCTGGCGGTTATGGCGCTGGTCTTCTTTTACCTTGGTGGCATCTGGACATCGGGGATGCTTGCCGTTGGTGGCGCGCTGATAATGTGGGAATATCGCGGGCTGATCACCGGCCAATACGGGGTGAACAACATTTCATTGCTGGTCATGGCGGCGGGCGCGATTGGCTCGGCCCTTGTCGGGCAGATATTCGGCCTTGTCTGGGCGATGATTCCGCTTGGTCTGGCCGTGGTCGCCATTGTCGCGGCGCGCAAGAAATCCTGGCTGTGGCTGGCGCTTGGCGTGGTGTATTTCGGCCTTCCGGTGGCGGCGCTGGCGCATTATCGCGGCGACACCACGGCCGGGTTGCTGCTGGTTTACTGGCTGATCCTGCTGGTCGTGGCCACCGATATTGGCGGCTATTTCGTGGGCCGCACCGTGGGCGGGCCCAAGCTATGGCCAGCCATCAGCCCCGGCAAGACATGGTCGGGCACGCTGGGCGGCTGGGGGCTGGCGGCCATTGTGGGGCTAGGTTTCGGGCTGTTCGCCCCCGGTTGGGCGCTGTGGCCCACGGTCACAACCAGCCTGCTGCTGGCCCTTGCCGCGCAAATCGGCGACCTTGGCGAAAGCTGGCTCAAGCGGCGCAAGGGCGTCAAGGACAGCTCTGCGCTCATTCCCGGCCACGGCGGCATTCTCGACCGGCTCGATGGGCTGGTCGCCGCCGTCAACATCTATGTGTTGACGCTGGTCTTTTAG
- the uppS gene encoding polyprenyl diphosphate synthase, producing the protein MANSRAKRNVTQARHVAMIMDGNGRWATARGLPRLFGHKRGVETVRDTVKACPDLGVTHLTLYAFSTENWKRSADEVSGLMRLLRRYIQKEVASLVEHGVRLRFIGRRDRFTKSLRALMDMAENRTARGTKLNLTIAVDYGGRDEMIRAVQTIARRVASGELSPEQVDEDLITAHLDTADLPEPDLVIRTSGECRTSNFLLWQAAYSEYDFLNINWPDFDRAAFQASIDGFMTRDRRFGAVSK; encoded by the coding sequence ATGGCGAATTCACGCGCTAAACGGAATGTGACGCAAGCGCGCCATGTTGCCATGATCATGGATGGGAATGGCCGCTGGGCAACCGCGCGCGGCCTGCCGCGGCTGTTCGGGCACAAACGCGGCGTTGAAACCGTGCGCGATACGGTCAAGGCCTGCCCCGACCTAGGGGTGACGCATCTTACGCTTTATGCGTTTTCCACCGAGAACTGGAAGCGTTCGGCGGACGAGGTTTCCGGCCTGATGCGCCTTTTGCGCCGTTACATCCAGAAAGAAGTGGCAAGCCTTGTGGAACACGGCGTTCGCCTGCGCTTCATCGGGCGGCGCGACCGGTTTACCAAAAGCCTGCGCGCGCTGATGGATATGGCCGAAAACCGCACCGCGCGCGGCACAAAGCTGAACCTGACGATTGCGGTCGATTACGGTGGCCGTGACGAGATGATACGTGCCGTGCAGACCATCGCCCGCCGCGTGGCCAGCGGAGAGCTTAGCCCCGAGCAGGTGGATGAAGACCTGATCACCGCGCATCTGGATACCGCCGATCTGCCCGAGCCCGATCTGGTTATCCGCACATCCGGTGAATGCCGCACCTCGAATTTCCTGCTTTGGCAGGCGGCCTATTCGGAATATGATTTTCTCAACATCAATTGGCCCGACTTTGACCGGGCTGCATTTCAGGCGTCGATAGACGGGTTCATGACCCGTGATCGCCGCTTCGGGGCGGTCAGCAAATGA
- the frr gene encoding ribosome recycling factor: protein MSDELDIDIDDINKRMDGAITALKHDFASLRTGRASASMLDAVMVEAYGSPTPINQVATINVPEPRMVTVNVWDKAMVNAVDKAIRNAGIGINPVMDGATLRLPIPELNEERRRELAKLAGTYAENARIAVRNVRRDGMDKLKKAKADGMSEDDQKLWADEIQDATDRHISMVDKVLEGKQAEIMQV, encoded by the coding sequence ATGTCGGACGAGTTGGATATTGATATTGATGACATCAACAAGCGGATGGATGGTGCCATAACCGCGTTAAAGCACGACTTTGCCTCGTTGCGCACCGGCCGCGCCAGTGCCAGTATGCTGGATGCGGTGATGGTCGAAGCCTATGGCAGCCCGACGCCCATCAACCAGGTGGCCACGATCAACGTGCCCGAGCCGCGCATGGTCACGGTCAATGTCTGGGACAAGGCAATGGTGAACGCCGTGGACAAGGCCATTCGCAATGCCGGCATCGGCATCAACCCTGTGATGGATGGTGCAACCCTGCGCCTGCCCATCCCCGAATTGAACGAAGAGCGCCGCCGCGAATTGGCCAAACTGGCCGGCACCTATGCCGAAAACGCCCGCATTGCCGTGCGCAACGTGCGCCGCGACGGTATGGACAAGTTGAAAAAGGCCAAGGCCGATGGCATGTCGGAAGATGACCAGAAGCTGTGGGCCGATGAAATTCAGGACGCGACCGACAGGCATATCAGCATGGTCGACAAGGTGCTTGAGGGCAAGCAGGCGGAAATCATGCAGGTATAG
- the pyrH gene encoding UMP kinase, giving the protein MTPDATTPPLNYKRVMLKISGEALMGPGQYGLHPPTVERIAAEIKSVVDLGVEVCVVIGGGNIFRGLQGSAQGMERTTADYMGMLATVMNALAMQSALEAMDTFTRVISAIPMDQICEPYIRRRAVRHLEKGRVVIFAAGTGNPYFTTDTAATLRATEMGCEAIFKGTSVDGIYDSDPKKNPDAKRFERITYDDVLQKHLKVMDASAIALARDNKLPIVVFSLADSGGFVSILQGKGRFTVVEQK; this is encoded by the coding sequence ATGACCCCGGACGCCACAACGCCGCCGCTCAACTATAAACGGGTCATGCTCAAAATCTCGGGCGAGGCACTGATGGGCCCGGGGCAATACGGGCTGCACCCGCCCACAGTGGAGCGCATCGCCGCCGAGATCAAATCGGTCGTCGATCTGGGTGTTGAAGTGTGTGTGGTGATCGGCGGGGGCAATATTTTCCGCGGGCTGCAAGGCTCGGCCCAGGGGATGGAGCGCACGACCGCCGACTATATGGGCATGTTGGCCACGGTCATGAACGCGCTGGCCATGCAATCGGCGCTGGAGGCGATGGACACCTTCACCCGCGTCATCTCCGCCATTCCGATGGACCAGATCTGCGAACCTTACATCCGCCGCCGCGCCGTGCGCCATCTTGAAAAGGGCCGCGTTGTGATATTTGCGGCAGGCACCGGCAACCCCTATTTCACCACCGACACCGCCGCCACGCTGCGCGCCACCGAAATGGGCTGCGAGGCGATTTTCAAGGGCACCTCGGTTGACGGGATCTATGACAGCGACCCCAAGAAAAACCCAGATGCCAAGCGGTTTGAGCGGATTACCTATGACGATGTGCTGCAAAAGCACCTCAAGGTCATGGATGCCTCGGCCATTGCATTGGCGCGCGACAATAAACTGCCAATCGTGGTATTCAGTCTGGCAGATTCGGGTGGCTTTGTGTCTATCCTGCAAGGCAAGGGCCGCTTTACCGTGGTCGAGCAAAAATAA